From the genome of Neodiprion pinetum isolate iyNeoPine1 chromosome 3, iyNeoPine1.2, whole genome shotgun sequence, one region includes:
- the LOC124213962 gene encoding fibrillin-2 isoform X2, whose amino-acid sequence MHWARSVRLHLRLHGPSVRDRLQNWTLFHEDIDECEAIPGLCEGGKCVNTLGSFTCECPQGQVRDEETNACEDEDECLHEGICTDGRCVNTEGGFYCLCNPGFIQSQDQQYCIDGRQGLCYTAVNRNGQCKNRLEIRLSKQDCCCGKNMGRGWGDLCYKCPAEGSDEHRKLCQESAKYTLDECAIRPGICGNGKCTDKTDGYECQCFPGYENKRGSCVDIDECRLGKCKGGNCVNLPGKFECHCPPGFVVSGDNEYCTDHDECQDTGMCANGRCINMDGSHKCECNDGYSLSPGQNACADIDECLDNPRICLNGRCENTQGSYHCVCQPGFTASRDNTFCVDMDECVSGMCDNGKCVNMEGSFKCVCDPGFRLGPDHRHCIDIDECQSQPCHNGRCVNTPGSFWCECHVGFNLGPEGRSCLDTRRDLCYSQYRDGQCSNPTSTAVTRSSCCCCTVILGQPMAWGSNCQPCPVPGTSEFDALCPHGSGMTYNGDDINECALNPNICVNGGCENLMGTHRCICDTGYEVDAAGKLCTDIDECALEETLCSGGQCRNTPGSFQCTCPTGTRLNTYNQMCEDVDECLELGPDACINGICINGQGSYECMCSPGYILDNTGHICIDNRKGTCWTKMVHGRCENNLPRLTLRSECCCSVGLAWGSPCEKCDHSLCECSVGYAKVDGKSCTDVNECELNAGICKGGGTCVNTDGSYRCECPPGLTLDTTQTTCIDTREESCYTEYRHGQCLNSIEGRFSRSLCCCSVGRAWGNDKCEACPKPGSQARAELCPKGPGFGERKDINECTEFPNMCVNGRCKNTIGSYSCRCNQGYALDENGIRCVDIDECSIMHGVCGNGTCRNTQGNFQCDCYPGYQSSEIMKICMDINECETTPGLCRGGTCVNTEGSFKCVCPPGHELAPDKESCKDIDECSRTSGICSNGVCENMMGTYQCVCDEGYQQTGLKSHCEDIDECSATNGGCENICLNTPGSFSCSCSTGFALNLDGRSCTDVDECKGNMRICNGGKCMNTLGSYTCTCTDGLLPGSDGTSCIDVDECVSQPHVCGYGQCDNTIGSYNCRCEEGYSVKPDNAREGCTDDDECMLDAYTCSEFADCQNTQGSYSCTCQEGFAGNGVECRDINECLTNNGGCDANAQCINTEGSFKCVCDAGFKGDGHSCKDLDECSNDSTLCENGHCLNYPGSFRCECEMGFMHPDENNEQACVDIDECELFNNLCVYGKCENIFSMFRCECDDGYKLDSSGGNCTDIDECESPQSCQYGTCINTDGKYLCECPANHELVEAGNACVDRRISSCFTGYEVGSNRPQCIFDMSAAVTKATCCCSVGTAWGNRCEACPEFGSAEYNELCPSGPGYRPNSITVIMEDINECEEHDNICQNGHCTNTFGSFMCSCDEGYELDHTKTNCIDVDECSRHPDICGVGRCINDQGKYHCECPDGYMPMPGGKECVDMRRERCYTSFESGTCDHPMMRPQTRMLCCCSIGAAWGSPCERCPRKGTQEYVTLCGREPGQIKNPITNHTVEIDECSLMPTMCSHGRCLNTPGSFECQCKLGYIYDEDSHQCIDQNECQQVPSPCRGNAQCINEQGLYKCLCPAGYKLGIDQRDCVDIDECYENPGVCSNGVCKNLQGSFQCACNQGFQLTRDRDSCVDIDECKRSQNVCNNGSCINTLGSYKCFCYEGFKLGPNNDCEDVDECRIMPFLCRNGRCRNTVGSFSCECADGYVLAQEKQHCRDIDECREVSDLCPQPGRCQNLMGSYVCHCPPGYELDETKKSCLDIDECAESEDFCENGRCINTEGGVICECPVGYQLSEKIDSMRCIDVREERCYDVFSRGQCLEPREGGITKKHCCCTMAMAWGRYCEECPIEGTEEFQRLCPEGPGRDDLGIDLNECLFMPDACVGGDCINTDGSFRCECPPGYVLDASGKKCVDDNECLNVQNICGNGTCTNVDGGFECSCNEGFTPGPNQVCEDINECLELGNQCAFRCHNVPGSFRCICPYGYALAADGLHCIDVDECTTPANNCRFECKNLIGTFICICPPGYQKIGMTDECKDINECAINSGLCRHGYCRNIDGGYRCDCWEGFELSHDGKSCIDRRSGYCFQQTIGGRCVTRTFDQPKVTKADCCCTMGAAWGSHCEMCPSRDLDDYNELCLEKGYSVDGQDIDECRTIPDLCRNGMCINTLGSYRCICNKGYKPVGSGTHCVDINECELSSKPCRYNCQNTEGGFICSCPVGFILNPDGVSCRDLDECATGNHLCQQECINTQGSYTCGCREGYTQHGDSCHDIDECTEIPGTCPKPGNCVNTLGSFRCICPRGFKLDNTGTLCSDTNECADDSSCEHGCQNLMGSYRCGCPEGFVQHLYYNQCIDENECSGSPCGDNACINTIGSYRCGCPDGYQFDNSMQVCVQVSAGCAGSPCSFGCVPNGANGFTCSCPTGYQRIGQGHCLSTINPLAPVGGVSVGDISYGEDIGNVPTYPINPDPYHIPPSDDKIISTEGCFSCKVNGNGGRHRRGARGRSMARYNGTSDMQELITKMRTSKSLSRKRSRKVKRHHHGEEHVLKISLQQTKHRMRIIKLQPAVKHKDIEYTVTRGNDKNQFEIVKRHGVWALHFRKRMKSAGHFLVEIHGRPANGSIGENEIWEKPLTFRVHLIVTK is encoded by the exons ATGCATTGGGCCCGATCGGTGCGCTTGCATCTACGGTTACACGGGCCGTCGGTGCGAGACCGACTACAGAACTGGACCCTGTTTCACGAAG ACATCGATGAGTGTGAGGCGATTCCGGGACTCTGCGAGGGCGGTAAGTGCGTCAACACCCTAGGTTCGTTTACTTGCGAGTGTCCCCAGGGTCAAGTGAGAGACGAAGAAACTAATGCCTGCGAGGATGAAGACGAGTGTCTTCATGAAGGGATATGTACTGACGGACGATGCGTCAATACTGAAGGTGGATTCTACTGTCTCTGTAATCCTGGATTTATTCAGAGTCAGGATCAGCAGTATTGCATCG ACGGACGTCAGGGCCTCTGCTACACGGCGGTGAACAGAAATGGCCAGTGTAAGAATCGGCTCGAGATTAGACTCAGTAAGCAGGACTGTTGTTGCGGTAAAAACATGGGCAGAGGCTGGGGTGACTTATGCTACAAGTGCCCAGCAGAGGGAAGTG ACGAGCACAGGAAGCTGTGCCAGGAGTCGGCGAAGTACACACTCGACGAGTGCGCGATTAGACCAGGGATATGCGGAAATGGTAAATGCACTGACAAGACGGATGGATACGAGTGCCAGTGCTTTCCAGGATATGAGAACAAGAGGGGCAGCTGCGTGGACATCGACGAATGTCGTTTGGGGAAGTGCAAAGGAGGAAACTGTGTTAACTTACCTGGAAAATTCGAGTGTCATTGTCCTCCCGGGTTCGTCGTATCAGGCGATAATGAATACTGCACAG ATCACGACGAGTGCCAAGATACGGGCATGTGTGCAAACGGTCGGTGCATAAACATGGACGGATCTCACAAGTGCGAGTGTAACGACGGCTACTCATTGTCACCAGGGCAAAATGCATGTGCGG ATATCGACGAGTGCCTGGATAACCCAAGGATCTGTCTTAACGGAAGATGCGAGAACACGCAAGGGTCATATCACTGTGTTTGTCAACCCGGCTTCACCGCATCAAGAGACAACACCTTCTGCGTGGATATGGACGAGTGTGTGTCGGGGATGTGCGATAACGGGAAATGCGTTAATATGGAGGGTTCTTTCAAGTGCGTCTGCGACCCTGGCTTCCGCCTTGGACCCGATCACAGGCACTGCATCG ATATCGACGAGTGTCAGAGCCAGCCATGCCACAACGGCCGTTGCGTGAATACTCCTGGAAGTTTCTGGTGCGAATGCCACGTTGGTTTCAACCTTGGTCCCGAGGGAAGGTCTTGTCTGG ACACACGAAGAGATTTGTGTTACTCCCAGTACAGGGACGGCCAGTGCTCAAATCCAACCTCCACTGCTGTCACCAGATccagctgctgctgctgtacGGTTATACTTGGTCAGCCAATGGCTTGGGGTAGCAATTGCCAGCCGTGTCCTGTCCCGGGCACGAGCGAGTTTGATGCTCTCTGTCCCCATGGATCAGGGATGACGTACAATGGCGATG ACATAAACGAGTGTGCCCTGAATCCTAACATTTGTGTGAACGGTGGCTGCGAAAACCTGATGGGAACGCATCGCTGCATATGTGACACTGGCTATGAAGTAGATGCAGCGGGCAAGCTATGCACGGACATTGATGAATGCGCGTTGGAAGAAACTCTCTGCAGTGGCGGGCAATGCCGAAACACCCCAGGAAGTTTTCAG TGCACCTGTCCAACTGGCACCAGGCTGAACACCTACAACCAGATGTGCGAGGACGTTGATGAGTGCCTGGAACTCGGACCCGATGCTTGCATCAATGGCATCTGTATCAACGGTCAGGGATCATACGAGTGTATGTGCAGTCCCGGATATATACTCGACAACACTGGGCACATATGCATAG ATAACagaaaaggcacctgctggaCAAAGATGGTTCATGGACGGTGCGAGAACAACCTTCCACGTCTTACCCTGAGGTCAGAGTGCTGCTGTTCGGTCGGTCTAGCCTGGGGAAGTCCGTGTGAGAAGTGCGATCACTCTCTGTGCGAGTGCTCCGTAGGCTACGCGAAGGTTGACGGAAAGTCATGCACCGACGTCAACGAGTGTGAACTTAATGCTGGCATATGCAAAGGCGGTGGAACATGCGTCAACACCGACGGTTCTTACCGGTGCGAATGCCCGCCGGGTCTCACCCTCGACACCACGC aAACAACTTGCATTGACACCAGAGAAGAGTCCTGCTACACAGAGTACAGACACGGGCAGTGCTTGAACTCGATCGAGGGACGATTCTCTCGGAGTCTTTGCTGCTGCTCTGTAGGTCGAGCATGGGGTAACGATAAGTGCGAGGCCTGCCCCAAGCCCGGGTCGCAGGCGCGAGCTGAGCTGTGTCCTAAGGGTCCCGGCTTTGGCGAACGGAAGGATATTAATGAGTGCACTGAATTCCCCAACATGTGTGTGAACGGCAGGTGCAAAAACACCATTGGCAGTTATAGCTGTAGGTGTAACCAGGGGTACGCACTCGACGAAAACGGAATAAGATGCGTAG ATATTGATGAATGCAGTATCATGCACGGCGTGTGTGGTAACGGCACCTGTCGCAACACCCAGGGAAATTTCCAGTGCGATTGCTATCCTGGCTACCAGAGTAgcgaaattatgaaaatatgcATGG ATATAAACGAGTGCGAAACAACACCGGGATTGTGCCGAGGAGGTACGTGCGTTAATACGGAGGGAAGCTTCAAGTGTGTATGTCCGCCGGGGCACGAACTTGCTCCCGATAAAGAATCCTGCAAGGATATAGACGAGTGTTCCAGGACCAGTGGTATATGTTCAAATGGCGTGTGCGAGAACATGATGGGAACTTATCAATGTGTTTGCGATGAAGGATATCAACAAACTGGGCTGAAGTCCCATTGCGAGGACATTGACGAGTGCTCCGCAACTAATGGAGGATGCGAAAACATCTGCCTCAACACACCCGGTAGCTTCTCATGCTCTTGCAG CACCGGATTCGCGTTGAATCTTGATGGACGCTCATGCACAGACGTAGACGAGTGCAAAGGAAATATGAGGATTTGTAACGGTGGAAAATGCATGAACACTTTGGGCAGCTACACGTGCACGTGCACAGATGGATTGCTGCCCGGTAGCGATGGAACTTCCTGCATCG ACGTTGACGAGTGCGTGTCGCAGCCCCACGTTTGCGGTTATGGTCAATGCGATAACACGATCGGTTCATACAACTGCCGTTGCGAGGAGGGATATTCCGTAAAGCCGGATAATGCTAGAGAAGGGTGCACAGATGACGATGAGTGCATGCTTGATGCGTACACCTGTAGTGAGTTTGCCGACTGCCAAAATACTCAGGGATCTTACTCGTGCACGTGTCAGGAAGGTTTTGCCGGGAACGGGGTTGAGTGCAGGGACATAAACGAATGTCTGACTAACAACGGGGGTTGCGACGCAAACGCTCAGTGCATCAACACCGAGGGGTCATTCAAG TGCGTGTGCGATGCTGGATTCAAGGGCGACGGTCATTCCTGCAAGGATTTGGACGAATGTTCGAATGACTCAACACTCTGCGAAAACGGCCACTGCCTCAATTATCCCGGTTCTTTCCGGTGCGAGTGCGAGATGGGATTCATGCACCCTGACGAGAACAACGAGCAGGCCTGTGTCGACATTGACGAGTGCGAGTTGTTCAACAATCTTTGCGTGTATGGTAAATGTGAGAACATATTCAGCATGTTCCGTTGTGAATGTGACGATGGCTACAAGCTCGACAGCTCTGGAGGGAACTGCACTGACATCGATGAGTGCGAAAGTCCTCAGTCCTGCCAGTACGGTACCTGCATCAACACTGACGGCAAATATCTCTGCGAGTGTCCTGCTAATCATGAGCTGGTCGAGGCCGGAAACGCTTGCGTAG ATAGAAGAATTTCCTCGTGTTTCACTGGATACGAAGTTGGCAGTAACAGGCCTCAGTGCATTTTTGACATGTCAGCTGCTGTAACTAAGGCGACCTGCTGCTGCAGTGTGGGAACTGCTTGGGGCAATCGATGTGAGGCTTGTCCCGAATTTGGAAGTGCGGAGTACAACGAGCTCTGCCCAAGTGGTCCTGGTTATCGACCAAACTCCATCACCGTCATTATGGAGGACATAAACGAGTGTGAAGAACACGATAACATTTGTCAGAATGGCCACTGCACAAACACATTTGGAAGCTTTATGTGCTCCTGCGACGAAGGTTACGAACTCGATCATACCAAAACGAACTGCATTG ACGTTGACGAGTGTAGTCGACATCCTGATATATGTGGCGTTGGACGTTGCATCAACGATCAGGGAAAATATCACTGCGAATGTCCCGACGGTTACATGCCGATGCCTGGAGGAA AGGAGTGCGTTGATATGAGGAGAGAGAGGTGCTATACAAGCTTCGAGTCCGGAACCTGCGACCATCCCATGATGCGGCCACAGACTCGAATGTTGTGCTGTTGTTCAATAGGTGCAGCGTGGGGCAGTCCTTGTGAAAGATGCCCTCGTAAGGGAACTC AGGAATACGTAACGCTTTGCGGCCGGGAGCCTGGACAGATCAAGAACCCGATAACTAACCACACGGTTGAGATCGATGAGTGTTCCCTGATGCCTACGATGTGCTCTCATGGTCGGTGTCTGAACACTCCAGGAAGTTTTGAGTGCCAGTGCAAGCTTGGTTATATTTATGACGAGGACTCACATCAGTGCATAGACCAGAACGAGTGTCAACAGGTTCCGAGCCCTTGCCGCGGTAACGCTCAGTGCATTAACGAGCAGGGTTTATACAAGTGTCTCTGTCCGGCCGGATACAAACTTGGGATCGATCAGAGAGACTGCGTTGATATCGACGAGTGCTACGAGAACCCCGGCGTTTGCAGTAACGGGGTATGCAAAAACCTGCAGGGTAGTTTCCAGTGCGCTTGCAATCAAGGGTTCCAGCTCACCCGAGACAGGGACTCTTGCGTTGATATTGACGAGTGCAAGCGCAGTCAGAACGTATGTAACAATGGATCGTGCATTAACACTCTTGGAAGTTACAAATGTTTCTGTTACGAGGGATTCAAGCTTGGTCCTAACAATGACTGTGAGG ACGTCGACGAGTGCAGAATTATGCCATTCCTGTGTCGAAATGGAAGGTGTCGTAACACGGTCGGTTCATTCAGTTGCGAATGCGCTGACGGCTACGTCTTAGCGCAGGAAAAACAACACTGCCGAGATATCGACGAATGTCGCGAg GTGTCAGATCTGTGCCCACAGCCAGGAAGATGTCAAAACCTTATGGGTTCTTATGTCTGCCACTGTCCACCGGGATACGAGCTCGATGAAACGAAGAAGAGCTGTCTCG ACATTGACGAATGCGCCGAGTCGGAGGATTTCTGTGAAAACGGCCGATGCATCAACACCGAGGGAGGTGTAATCTGTGAATGTCCAGTGGGGTATCAGCTCAGCGAGAAGATCGACTCTATGAGGTGTATCGACGTTCGGGAGGAGAGGTGCTACGATGTTTTCAGTAGAGGTCAATGCTTGGAACCTCGCGAGGGAGGAATTACAAAGAAGCACTGTTGCTGCACAATGGCAATGGCGTGGGGCCGTTACTGCGAAGAATGCCCCATAGAAGGAACTG AGGAGTTTCAGAGATTGTGTCCTGAGGGTCCAGGCCGGGACGACCTTGGGATTGACCTCAATGAGTGTCTCTTCATGCCAGATGCCTGTGTCGGTGGCGATTGCATCAACACTGATGGGTCATTTAGGTGTGAGTGTCCACCTGGGTACGTGCTCGATGCCTCCGGAAAGAAGTGCGTCGATGACAACGAATGCCTCAATGTCCAGAATATTTGCGGCAACGGCACCTGCACCAATGTTGACGGAGGTTTCGAATGCTCCTGCAATGAAGGATTCACACCTGGACCCAATCAAGTATGTGAGGACATAAACGAATGCCTGGAATTGGGAAACCAATGCGCATTCAGATGCCACAACGTCCCAGGATCGTTCCGATGCATATGTCCCTATGGATACGCTCTTGCCGCTGATGGTCTCCACTGTATTG ACGTGGACGAGTGCACTACCCCGGCAAACAATTGCAGATTTGAATGTAAGAATCTGATTGGAACATTTATATGCATCTGCCCACCCGGATACCAAAAAATCGGAATGACAGATGAGTGCAAGGATATAAATGAGTGCGCGATAAATTCTGGACTTTGCCGTCACGGATACTGTCGCAATATCGATGGTGGGTATCGCTGCGATTGCTGGGAAGGATTTGAGCTGAGTCACGATGGAAAGTCCTGTATTG ATCGCAGATCCGGCTATTGCTTCCAACAAACAATTGGGGGTCGTTGCGTAACGCGAACATTTGACCAGCCAAAGGTCACTAAGGCCGATTGTTGTTGCACCATGGGAGCCGCTTGGGGATCACATTGCGAGATGTGTCCATCACGTGACTTGGATGACTATAACGAACTCTGCCTCGAAAAAGGATATTCGGTGGACGGTCAAG ACATTGACGAGTGCAGAACGATCCCTGATCTCTGCAGAAATGGAATGTGTATAAACACCCTCGGATCGTACAGATGCATATGCAACAAGGGATATAAACCGGTTGGATCGGGAACACATTGCGTCG ACATAAACGAGTGCGAGCTGAGTTCGAAGCCATGCAGATACAACTGCCAGAACACAGAAGGAGGCTTTATATGCTCGTGTCCTGTCGGTTTCATCCTGAATCCGGACGGCGTGAGCTGTCGAGACTTGGACGAATGCGCAACTGGGAATCACCTTTGTCAACAAGAATGCATCAATACCCAGGGCAGCTACACGTGCGGATGTCGAGAAGGGTACACCCAGCATGGAGACAGTTGCCACG ACATTGACGAGTGTACAGAAATACCCGGCACCTGTCCGAAACCAGGTAACTGCGTCAACACTCTCGGCAGCTTCCGATGCATATGCCCTAGGGGTTTCAAACTTGATAACACCGGCACCTTGTGTTCCGACACTAATGAATGCGCCGACGACTCAAGCTGCGAACATGGCTGCCAG AACCTCATGGGCAGCTACCGATGCGGTTGTCCTGAAGGATTTGTTCAGCACCTCTACTATAACCAGTGTATTGATGAAAATGAATGCAGCGGGTCACCGTGCGGTGACAATGCCTGCATAAATACAATTGGCAGCTACCGTTGTGGATGTCCTGATGGCTATCAATTCGACAATAGTATGCAAGTTTGCGTTCAG